A genomic stretch from Scheffersomyces stipitis CBS 6054 chromosome 6, complete sequence includes:
- the HYR6.2 gene encoding hyphally regulated cell wall protein has product MLLFRSLVRVFLFATVALAFTVQKPKVDRGSINLSIGDITIQSGSFWSIFDNTVSIFKGDLWVQKNAGFFITSTNKLIGLKVELASGFGSIRNDGLIVFNSLVSITPSFYKLIGKSFLNSGEIFLVSSGYGVPTAALLAPIWKNTGSLTFFQNKRNNGVVSLGAPGLKIENWGQICLFNELYKQTTHIFGDGCITADQDSSIFFSNCLLDIDSRQTVYLADSRSSVRAVALAKPKTFKVAGFGNGNKIGLDLPLISPFSKSVIYNAKTGILSLRVKGFWGQDFNIGLGYNSNKFKITTDNSLGLLSVPWGAVYYDGPVPNKQIPSNCQPCKPYPSPPTTTTTKTNAQTTKTSTWTGTFTTTVTETDTPGGTDTVIVEVPSTPNSQTTLTSTWTGTFTTTVTETDTPGGT; this is encoded by the coding sequence ATGTTGCTTTTCAGAAGCTTAGTCAGAGTTTTTCTCTTTGCAACTGTTGCTTTGGCTTTTACGGTCCAAAAACCTAAGGTTGACAGAGGTTCTATCAACCTCTCTATTGGTGATATTACAATTCAGTCTGGCTCTTTCTGGTCCATTTTTGACAATACTGTTTCCATATTTAAAGGTGATctttgggtgcaaaaaaatgCTGGTTTTTTTATCACATccaccaacaagttgatcgGTTTGAAAGTTGAACTTGCATCAGGATTTGGATCTATTAGAAACGATGGCTTGATCGTCTTCAACTCCCTTGTCTCTATAACTCCATCATTTTACAAACTTATTGGCAAGAGTTTTCTTAATTCTGGAGAAATATTTTTGGTGTCTAGTGGTTATGGAGTACCAACAGCTGCACTTTTGGCTCCAATTTGGAAAAATACTGGTTCCTTGACTTTCTTTCAgaacaaaagaaacaacGGGGTCGTCAGTCTTGGTGCACCAGGAttaaaaattgaaaattggGGTCAGATTTGTTTGTTCAATGAACTTTATAAACAAACGACCCATATCTTTGGTGATGGTTGTATTACCGCAGATCAAGACTCTagtattttcttttcaaactgTTTATTGGATATTGATAGTAGACAAACCGTCTACTTAGCAGACTCGAGGTCCTCGGTAAGGGCTGTGGCTCTCGCTAAGCCAAAGACTTTCAAAGTGGCTGGTTTtggaaatggaaacaaAATTGGATTGGATTTACCACTTATCAGCCCATTCCTGAAATCAGTAATCTACAATGCTAAAACGGGAATCTTATCGCTTAGAGTTAAGGGCTTTTGGGGGCAAGACTTCAATATTGGTTTAGGTTACAACTCGAACAAATTTAAGATTACAACTGACAATAGTCTCGGGTTGTTGAGTGTTCCATGGGGAGCTGTCTATTATGACGGTCCAGTACCTAATAAGCAGATTCCAAGCAACTGTCAACCATGCAAGCCCTATCCATCACCTCCTACAACTACTACAACGAAGACAAACGCTCAAACTACCAAAAcatctacttggactggtactttcaccaccaccgtCACCGAAACTGATACCCCAGGTGGTACCGACACtgtcatcgttgaagttccttctactccaaactctcAGACTACTCTTACCTCAACTTGGACCggtactttcaccaccaccgtCACCGAAACTGATACCCCAGGTGGTACC
- the HYR6.4 gene encoding hyphally regulated cell wall protein: MLFLKLLVRTLACVAAVLAIDITSPRIDRGVVNLSIGDITIESGAYWSIVDNAVSVLAGDLDVKDDAGFYITSTQSLIGLSVTLASGLGSITNDGIIAFNSVVSLVAPNYNLIGLSFTNNGEMYLGTNGSVVGAPPINLVAPSWTNTGLLVIYSQTRSADGIVNLGGTGLVIQNNGQICLTNELYQASTQIRGTGCITANVDSTVFLANGLLGVDQSQTFYLADSRSSIRANAVAVPQTFTIAGFGNGNIIGLDIPLATVFPLSSWSYTSSTGILTLRGLGLLSQNFNIGPGYNSNLFSITTDSSLGLASVPLGGLTYSGPVPNAIPSNCQPCKNLPSAPGTSASVTSTSFTSTKSDGSICTDVDQILISTDAQGSWFTSTSLVSEVCSTIPNSQTTETSTWTGTTTK, from the coding sequence ATGCTATTTTTGAAACTTTTGGTGAGGACACTTGCTTGTGTGGCAGCTGTTCTTGCTATTGATATAACCTCCCCAAGAATTGATAGAGGTGTTGTCAACCTTTCCATCGGAGACATCACGATTGAATCCGGAGCTTACTGGTCCATCGTAGACAATGCTGTATCTGTACTTGCTGGTGACTTAGATGTCAAGGATGACGCTGGATTCTACATTACTTCGACACAGAGTTTAATTGGCTTATCTGTTACCCTTGCTTCTGGATTGGGATCGATCACTAATGATGGTATAATTGCATTTAATTCGGTTGTCTCGTTGGTTGCTCCAAATTACAACTTGATTGGTCTCTCATTCACGAACAACGGAGAAATGTACTTGGGTACTAACGGCTCTGTTGTTGGTGCTCCACCAATTAACCTCGTTGCCCCAAGCTGGACTAACACAGGTTTGTTGGTGATCTACCTGCAAACAAGAAGTGCAGATGGTATTGTCAATCTCGGAGGAACTGGATTGGTTATTCAAAACAATGGTCAGATCTGCTTAACGAATGAGCTTTACCAAGCTTCCACTCAAATTCGTGGTACTGGTTGTATAACCGCAAATGTAGACTCTACTGTTTTCTTGGCTAATGGTTTGTTAGGCGTTGATCAATCACAAACGTTTTACTTAGCTGACTCCAGATCATCTATTAGAGCTaatgctgttgctgttcCTCAAACGTTCACTATTGCTGGTTTTGGTAATGGTAACATTATCGGTTTAGATATTCCACTTGCAACTGTTTTTCCGCTAAGCTCGTGGAGTTATACCTCAAGTACTGGTATCTTGACACTCAGAGGTCTTGGTTTATTGTCTCAAAACTTCAACATTGGTCCAGGATATAATAGCAATTTATTTTCGATCACAACGGATAGCAGTCTTGGATTGGCCAGTGTTCCTTTAGGTGGCCTCACTTACAGTGGTCCAGTACCAAATGCAATTCCTTCGAACTGCCAACCTTGCAAGAATTTGCCTAGTGCACCTGGTACATCTGCAAGTGTCACTTCCACTTCTTTCACTTCTACCAAGTCTGATGGATCAATTTGTACTGATGTTGATCAAATCCTCATTTCCACCGATGCACAAGGTTCTTGGTTCACATCTACTTCACTTGTATCTGAAGTTTGCAGCACTATCCCTAACTCTCAGACAACAGAAACGTCTACTTGGACCGGAACTACTACTAAG